In one Yarrowia lipolytica chromosome 1A, complete sequence genomic region, the following are encoded:
- a CDS encoding uncharacterized protein (Compare to YALI0A19074g, similar to Saccharomyces cerevisiae GDB1 (YPR184W); ancestral locus Anc_7.541, similar to uniprot|O93808 Saccharomyces cerevisiae YPR184W Oligo-1 4-1 4-glucantransferase / amylo-1 6- glucosidase), whose protein sequence is MSYYVLPLNNDGKPRPLGKGSLISLPVPNPSYHLRLVVSSVSDISRNGKILTNVPKKGDDFDRTKYQAFEISSSFEKECYVDIPIYAPGAYSFYAEFETPRKDFFNASEESHSTGKTEEYYFNVSSGYTLNGEPVPFSALTLISIISKWMGPYKTWDSKLQFIKDTGYNMIHFTPLQTRGESNSPYSIFDQLEFDKEIFPNGDSDVAELVDKMEKKYDMLAMIDIVLNHTANNTTWLEEHPEACYNVETAPHMESAIVLDDAIIEFSDGVGLVRDPGHLDEIMSNFKDTVSGLDLWQFYVLDVSKNVDAIAAAWSSLSYIDNLPDWAHDLKGVAKYVTEEAVENAHILGARFGKKVDAAKAAGIIATYLSKLESTDAKAFPADMVKSEVKKVLDEVNDPFYKEYNADQVTILDQVKNRVSYTRLDENGPQHGQEVSKKSPLVETYYTRITSKDGKKLHLANNGWMWGANPLVDFASNKSKAYLLRQVIIWGDCVKLRYGKKPEDSPWLWDHMATYVQTCAKYFHGVRVDNCHSTPLPVGQYLLDKARKVRPNLFVVAELFTGSEEEDRIFVERLGITALIREAMQADNVAQLSTLVHKHGGRPIGSFFEQSLAHCTQDGVERVDVAGDRLDINLVRKSNVDALFMDCTHDNNPPAQKRTVEDTLPNAALVAMCACSVGSNMGYDQVYPKLLDVVGEDRAYNFDGGISKIKAQLYAVHEELGRKHAEETFIHHEGQFITVHRLSPIDGHGYFLVARTKFEEHTPEQTIAPITLSGSKAEQVLAVKLVKTGDAEKSDKEIFGIPTKVEELGDADIKFENGTTTITLPDFPAGSIALFKTNYVEVDKEMDEFVRTGADEAVSNFDLLDLNVVLYRAESEERDFSGGKDGVYEVPGYGKLTYAGIQGWVSPLISIVADNNLGHPLCEHLRQGNWAMGYTVDRLGKYEEEYPDVATFKKWLKSRFDRISSLPNFLHPRYFALIIYTAYAALRNKALSLLDSSISDSTIFVQNLALTSIQMIGKIPSASVFPDKVVASLAAGLPHFSVDYMRCWGRDVFISIRGLALCTGRFDIVKSHILGFAKTLKHGLIPNLLDSGRNPRYNARDATWFFLEAIQDYVKFAPDGEKILDEKITRRFPLDDKYVPVDSPEAFQTTSTIREVIYEIFTRHAKGIEFREANAGPDIDSQMKSEGFNQKITVDWSNGLIFGGNQWNCGTWMDKMGESAKAGNKGYPGTPRDGSAIEIAGLLKSSLRFVNELNKKGLFEWTEVENQDGNKVKFVDWEKKVQDSFEHCYWVPEEASQDKDYDVDSSIVNRRGIYKDLYRSGKPYEDYQLRPNFAIAMSVAPELFTVDKALHALSVADKAIRGPVGMATLDPSDLNYRPYYLNSVDSDDFATSKGRNYHQGPEWVWNIGYFFRAFLHFGLAQFEHPSKEARDSVYQQLSSRLEEHRKWIHESPWAGLTELTQKDGELCGDSSPTQAWSSSTLIDLVFDANLIEKN, encoded by the exons ATGTCATACTACGTCTTGCCCTTGAACAACGACGGCAAACCCCGGCCTCTGGGCAAGGGATCTTTGATCTCGCTGCCGGTTCCCAACCCGAGCTACCACCTGCGTCTGGTGGTGTCTTCGGTCAGTGACATTTCTCGAAATGGCAAGATCCTGACCAACGTgcccaagaagggcgaCGATTTTGACCGAACCAAGTACCAGGCTTTTGA aatctcctcttccttcGAAAAGGAGTGCTACGTTGACATCCCTATCTACGCCCCCGGAGCCTACTCGTTCTACGCTGAATTTGAGACCCCCCGAAAGGACTTTTTCAACGCCTCCGAAGAGTCTCACTCCACCGGCAAGACAGAGGAGTACTACTTTAACGTGTCTTCTGGCTACACGCTCAATGGCGAGCCCGTGCCCTTCTCGGCCCTTACTCTgatctccatcatctccaagtgGATGGGCCCCTACAAGACCTGGGACAGCAAGCTGCAGTTCATCAAGGACACCGGATACAACATGATCCACTTTACTCCTCTTCAGACCCGAGGAGAGTCCAACTCGCCCTACTCCATCTTTGACCAGCTAGAGTTTGACAAGGAAATCTTCCCCAACGGCGATTCCGACGTGGCCGAGCTTGTcgacaagatggagaagaagtacgACATGCTTGCCATGATTGATATTGTGCTCAATCATACTGCGAACAACACTACCTGGCTGGAAGAGCATCCCGAGGCCTGCTATAATGTCGAGACCGCTCCCCACATGGAGTCTGCCATTGTTCTCGACGACGCCATTATCGAGTTTTCCGATGGAGTCGGACTTGTTCGAGACCCTGGACACCTGGATGAGATTATGAGTAATTTCAAGGACACCGTCTCTGGCCTTGATCTGTGGCAGTTTTACGTTCTGGATGTTTCTAAGAATGTGGACGCCATTGCTGCAGCCTGGTCCTCTCTTTCGTACATTGACAACCTTCCCGATTGGGCCCATGATCTCAAGGGAGTTGCCAAGTACGTGACGGAGGAGGCTGTTGAGAACGCCCATATTCTTGGCGCTCGATTTGGTAAGAAGGTTGATGCGGCCAAGGCCGCTGGAATCATTGCCACCTATCTTTCCAAGCTGGAGAGCACTGATGCCAAGGCCTTCCCTGCCGATATGGTCAAGTctgaggtcaagaaggtgctTGATGAAGTTAACGACCCCTTCTACAAGGAGTACAACGCCGACCAGGTCACCATTCTGGACCAGGTGAAGAACCGAGTTTCGTACACTCGACTGGACGAGAATGGACCTCAGCATGGCCAGGAGGTGTCTAAGAAGTCCCCTCTGGTGGAGACTTACTACACCCgaatcacctccaaggacgGCAAGAAGCTGCATCTGGCCAACAATGGATGGATGTGGGGAGCCAACCCTCTAGTTGACTTCGCTTCCAACAAGTCGAAGGCCTATTTGCTTCGACAGGTGATCATTTGGGGCGATTGCGTCAAGCTTCGATACGGTAAGAAGCCTGAGGACTCGCCCTGGCTGTGGGACCACATGGCCACGTACGTGCAGACTTGTGCCAAGTACTTCCATGGTGTTCGAGTCGACAACTGTCACTCCACTCCTCTTCCTGTCGGCCAGTATCTGCTTGACAAGGCTCGAAAGGTGCGACCTAACCTCTTCGTTGTTGCCGAGCTGTTTACTGGCTCCGAGGAAGAAGATCGAATCTTCGTTGAGCGTCTCGGTATCACTGCTCTGATTCGAGAGGCTATGCAGGCGGACAACGTTGCCCAGCTGTCCACTCTTGTTCACAAACACGGCGGTAGACCCATTGGCTCCTTCTTTGAGCAGTCTCTGGCTCATTGTACTCAGGATGGTGTTGAAAGAGTTGATGTTGCTGGTGATCGTCTGGACATCAACTTGGTTCGAAAGAGCAACGTCGATGCTCTGTTCATGGACTGCACTCACGACAACAACCCCCCTGCCCAGAAACGAACTGTGGAGGACACTCTGCCCAACGCCGCTTTGGTTGCCATGTGTGCCTGTTCCGTGGGCTCCAACATGGGCTACGATCAGGTGTACCCCAAGCTGCTTGATGTTGTGGGCGAGGATCGTGCATACAACTTTGATGGCGGCATTTCGAAGATCAAGGCTCAGCTGTACGCTGTTCACGAGGAGCTTGGCCGAAAGCATGCCGAGGAGACCTTCATTCACCACGAAGGCCAATTTATTACTGTGCACCGACTGTCCCCTATTGACGGTCATGGATACTTCCTGGTTGCTCGAACCAAGTTTGAGGAGCACACCCCCGAGCAGACTATTGCTCCCATTACTCTGTCTGGTTCCAAGGCCGAGCAGGTACTCGCTGTGAAGCTCGTCAAGACTGGAGACGCCGAAAAGTCCGACAAGGAGATCTTTGGTATCCCCaccaaggtcgaggagctTGGAGACGCCGATATCAAGTTTGAGAACGGCACTACCACTATCACTCTTCCTGACTTCCCCGCGGGCTCCATTGCGCTCTTTAAGACAAACTACGTGGAGGtggacaaggagatggacgagtttGTGCGAACTGGCGCCGACGAGGCCGTGTCCAACTTTGACTTGCTAGACCTCAACGTGGTTCTTTACCGAGCCGAGTCCGAGGAGCGAGATTTCTCTGGCGGAAAGGACGGCGTCTACGAGGTTCCTGGCTACGGAAAGCTCACCTATGCCGGCATCCAGGGTTGGGTGTCCCCTCTTATTTCAATTGTGGCAGATAACAACCTTGGTCATCCTCTGTGCGAGCACCTTCGACAGGGCAACTGGGCCATGGGCTACACCGTAGACCGTCTGGGCAAGTACGAAGAGGAGTACCCTGACGTCGCCACCTTCAAGAAGTGGCTCAAGAGCCGGTTCGACCGaatctcttctcttcccAACTTCCTGCATCCCCGATACTTTGCCCTTATCATCTACACTGCCTATGCTGCTCTGCGAAACAAGGCGCTCTCTCTGCTGGACTCTTCTATCAGCGACTCGACCATTTTTGTGCAGAACCTTGCTCTGACGTCCATCCAGATGATTGGAAAGATCCCTTCTGCCTCTGTCTTCCCTGACAAGGTCGTTGCTTCCCTGGCTGCCGGTCTGCCCCACTTTTCCGTGGACTACATGCGATGTTGGGGCCGAGATGTGTTCATCTCCATTCGAGGTCTTGCTCTGTGCACTGGTCGATTCGACATTGTGAAGTCGCACATCCTCGGTTTTGCCAAAACTCTCAAACATGGTCTGATCCCCAACCTACTTGACTCTGGCAGAAACCCTAGATACAATGCCCGAGATGCCACatggttcttcttggaggccATCCAGGACTACGTCAAGTTTGCCCCTGACGGAGAGAAGATTCTGGACGAGAAAATCACCCGACGATTCCCCCTGGACGACAAGTACGTGCCTGTCGACTCTCCGGAGGCCTTCCAGACCACTTCCACCATCCGAGAAGTCATCTACGAAATCTTCACCCGTCACGCCAAGGGCATTGAGTTCCGAGAAGCCAATGCTGGCCCTGACATTGACTCGCAGATGAAGTCTGAGGGTTTCAACCAGAAGATCACTGTCGACTGGAGCAACGGTCTCATCTTTGGAGGTAACCAGTGGAACTGTGGAACCTGGATGGATAAGATGGGTGAGAGTGCCAAGGCTGGCAACAAGGGCTACCCCGGTACTCCTCGAGATGGATCTGCCATTGAGATTGCCGGCCTGCTCAAGTCTTCGCTGCGGTTCGtcaacgagctcaacaagaagggtCTGTTTGAATGGACCGAGGTGGAGAACCAGGACGGCAACAAGGTCAAGTTTGTCGActgggagaagaaggtgcAGGACTCGTTTGAGCACTGCTACTGGGTGCCCGAGGAGGCTTCCCAGGACAAGGACTACGATGTGGACTCCTCTATCGTCAACCGACGAGGCATCTACAAGGATCTGTACCGATCTGGCAAGCCCTACGAAGATTACCAGCTTCGACCCAACTTTGCCATTGCCATGTCTGTTGCCCCCGAGCTCTTCACCGTGGACAAGGCTCTGCACGCTTTGTCGGTGGCTGACAAGGCCATTCGAGGTCCCGTCGGTATGGCTACCCTTGATCCCTCCGATCTCAATTACCGACCCTACTACCTTAACAGTGTGGACAGCGACGACTTTGCCACTTCCAAGGGCCGAAACTACCATCAGGGTCCTGAATGGGTGTGGAACATCGGCTACTTTTTCCGAGCCTTCCTGCATTTCGGACTCGCCCAGTTCGAGCATCCCAGCAAGGAGGCCCGAGACTCCGTCTACCAGCAGCTGTCTTCGCGTCTGGAGGAACACCGAAAGTGGATCCACGAGTCTCCTTGGGCTGGACTCACCGAGCTCACTCAGAAGGACGGCGAGCTGTGTGGAGACTCTTCTCCCACCCAGGCatggtcttcttccacttTGATTGACCTTGTTTTTGACGCCAATCTCATTGAGAAAAACTAA